One window from the genome of Leptospira ryugenii encodes:
- a CDS encoding thiolase family protein has protein sequence MKVNQKVVLSSPARTPFAQIGKALAQYQGHHLGKLVGEEVMKRSGLKTTDIDGVIVGEGFSNAPNSARVIANLLNLPLEIPCLTVANNCVSGMEAVAEATRRILLGEGQVYLVIGEESQTSMPFVVKNARLNKKTNSLDSLLKLLPNELPEGVEVRDTLEDGLGDGETSYGMQVTAEILAQNYAIPRETQDKVAYESFKRAYEATQEGRYKPFIMEVKDDEGNPLQADEAVLLREGLVKNPTRMGRAMLMFDNPGMKFDAWKEKYGKDLKKSHGPTVSIFNASPRSDGAAGIIVASEEAAKKLGLKAEAYVSGFHMKGVAPNLMGLGQAESTLALLQEIGEKIENIDVIEIHEAFAATAVAALEEIKIRTGFDWEKNFDAKKINPNGGSIAIGHPFGATGVRLLHNAIMDFHENKDAKKVLITACAHGGVAGSMVVERA, from the coding sequence ATGAAAGTGAACCAAAAAGTCGTTCTCTCAAGTCCAGCAAGGACCCCCTTCGCGCAGATCGGAAAGGCTCTTGCACAATACCAAGGCCACCATCTAGGCAAACTAGTTGGAGAAGAAGTGATGAAACGAAGTGGATTAAAAACCACTGACATTGATGGGGTGATCGTGGGTGAAGGTTTTTCCAATGCTCCTAACTCTGCACGTGTCATTGCAAATTTACTTAACCTCCCTCTAGAAATTCCCTGCCTTACCGTTGCCAATAACTGCGTTTCTGGAATGGAAGCGGTAGCCGAAGCAACAAGAAGAATCCTTCTTGGCGAAGGACAAGTGTATCTTGTCATCGGAGAAGAATCACAAACTTCTATGCCTTTCGTTGTGAAGAATGCAAGACTCAACAAAAAGACAAATAGTTTAGATTCACTCCTCAAACTCCTTCCCAACGAACTTCCAGAAGGTGTGGAAGTCCGAGACACTCTCGAAGATGGATTGGGCGATGGTGAAACAAGTTATGGTATGCAGGTAACTGCAGAAATTTTAGCGCAAAATTATGCAATCCCAAGAGAAACGCAAGACAAAGTAGCTTATGAGTCTTTCAAAAGAGCATATGAAGCTACGCAAGAAGGAAGATACAAACCGTTCATCATGGAAGTGAAAGACGATGAAGGCAATCCATTACAAGCTGATGAAGCAGTTCTTCTTAGGGAAGGTCTCGTGAAAAACCCAACTCGAATGGGAAGAGCTATGCTTATGTTCGACAATCCAGGGATGAAGTTTGATGCTTGGAAAGAAAAGTATGGAAAGGACTTAAAGAAAAGCCATGGACCTACTGTTTCGATCTTCAACGCAAGCCCTCGTTCCGACGGAGCTGCTGGGATCATTGTTGCTTCTGAAGAAGCAGCTAAAAAACTAGGACTCAAGGCTGAAGCTTATGTGTCCGGATTCCATATGAAAGGAGTCGCACCCAATCTCATGGGTTTAGGCCAAGCTGAATCTACCCTAGCACTTCTCCAAGAAATCGGAGAAAAAATTGAAAACATCGATGTCATTGAAATCCACGAAGCGTTTGCAGCTACAGCTGTAGCTGCTTTGGAAGAGATCAAAATCAGAACAGGTTTTGATTGGGAAAAGAATTTTGATGCAAAGAAAATCAATCCTAATGGTGGATCCATCGCGATCGGACATCCATTTGGGGCAACAGGTGTTAGACTACTCCACAATGCAATCATGGATTTCCATGAAAACAAAGATGCGAAGAAAGTCCTCATCACTGCGTGTGCACACGGTGGAGTTGCAGGCTCAATGGTAGTCGAAAGAGCTTAA
- a CDS encoding WG repeat-containing protein, with amino-acid sequence MQVLKFSIFFVLFHLLLTSLDSKDITSFHKEIVGKVEYNKYGIAIILREEGWFAIDKKKKILYQVYTFDNGPDYISDGLYRIVDGSKFGFANEKGKVIVPPKYDFVWPFEDKRAQVCIGCRFRKVGEHTEIITEGATVFSINQSGKEISK; translated from the coding sequence ATGCAGGTATTAAAGTTTAGTATTTTTTTCGTTCTCTTTCACTTACTTCTAACTTCTCTTGATTCCAAGGATATCACAAGTTTCCATAAAGAGATTGTAGGCAAAGTAGAGTACAATAAGTACGGTATTGCGATCATCCTACGAGAAGAGGGTTGGTTTGCGATTGATAAAAAGAAAAAGATACTTTACCAGGTGTATACATTCGACAACGGACCAGACTACATTTCCGACGGTTTGTATCGGATTGTTGATGGCTCAAAATTTGGTTTTGCCAATGAAAAAGGGAAAGTGATTGTTCCACCTAAATATGATTTTGTTTGGCCATTTGAAGATAAAAGAGCTCAAGTTTGTATTGGTTGCCGTTTTCGAAAGGTAGGTGAACACACTGAAATCATTACAGAGGGAGCAACGGTTTTTTCTATCAACCAATCAGGGAAAGAAATTTCAAAATAA
- a CDS encoding tubulin-like doman-containing protein produces MANVQNSIQRVLSGDKPAVRKSIILGVGGSGMKGVLAVKKWMEDTLPNEAFHYLRYVGIDTTDIETSIEAKGAKYRFPSNQFLQEDRRMLYIPAPTPAELSLDYLRDKFQNDPAYRWLPNPDVYDISTRSGQGANQTRPLGRLAFFQNEHLIRETLVKERDRLASLSTNPKYFQLLDVKEEDRKEEVIRFSIIKGTSRYYFKDKISSDRQFISLDPDPKARAILAPQSDKPLALDSFPLDEKGYYFEVNPSHFAGQEFQFKTSHMRSSAQISIFITCSIVGGTGNGMILDLAAMVKDIFKDFWPSPRIYGILVLPAAFQKVVYNRNARANAYAALKEIDYFMSGNAFRATYPGGREVVVNDQLFDNGMLYLLDIENMASNSLQGRDQVQELTGQFISTFVASTVGGAIEERMVNDSTRVSIYLPKDQTSKRKACYNSFGISRVVYPVDKMAELGYKITAVKVIENFLKEVSSKLLLETLGDLNRGLVRALRLNCLSFFERLYPDYELDLDVEFKSYGTRMKGLLEKKDFRGAVSLMEILVKDYGPEEQEKIKNNFLSRISKRAQLETDKLKSILISEIHKYLADPMKGYLFAETAINLILERLEIYQNKYYKEKVALSRYSTEDFAKCIEAAEKNGPEKPELFQQFLNMQSFNYRQLVFESMLTASENFIRDLKANLFEIKNKEIVLLKEKLLELKKDLENEIKEGKFELLEKKNPLFFYLINPDEIDQFLKKYFYSRLSIEDLSSEVNFLQMDREDNAMQLLTTHLIAIKGLKILEKKPDEIKSMIEHAYPHLLKLSGDEVKAALAKEMESAEDKLEVSESTQLKIEIESIRSKLFQIIYTKLAGISFETISIKQVLEEKKIPLKKLLEKLDSYSRPYIKVNASGTEAMEYYRTVTNFPLNAYEEGEDLEQKNDLPSRMDHYSKRANTSPDISVETFEASTVCKPYEMISIGILLGFPIYKISSLTASVRDYHELMAEKSHPLHCFNHPSEDAKYFPDPMRALNYINPARLWNGLVNYGLLVQTEAGFAYDKGLEVRMKEIHAKEAYKGNILAIETLITNDGGIAKMSPKTLLQAIHTFAFLSKTKSGKIGFRKEIANLIADILDGDETDQRAKEKQVSKEEYINTFLKKPEFSNMEELRDFIFKGDERVRQFLIQEIESVIQRTKGNEEAGASVSLPKSKIDAAKLPTFKDQYQFYEYFEKFGSLEWQNLLKNEIVTKLAAKLASYEFRMDYDPTLLDRKKVQDFLESQKQILPDVVIWETAVENKIIK; encoded by the coding sequence ATGGCAAATGTTCAAAATTCGATCCAAAGAGTTCTCTCCGGAGATAAACCTGCTGTAAGGAAATCGATCATTTTAGGTGTGGGTGGCTCTGGTATGAAAGGGGTACTTGCAGTAAAAAAATGGATGGAAGACACTCTTCCAAATGAAGCTTTTCATTATCTTCGTTATGTGGGAATTGACACTACTGATATTGAAACAAGCATAGAAGCAAAAGGTGCAAAGTATAGATTCCCATCCAATCAATTCTTGCAAGAAGATAGAAGGATGCTGTACATCCCTGCGCCGACTCCCGCCGAACTTTCCTTAGACTATCTACGGGATAAATTCCAAAACGACCCAGCCTATCGTTGGTTGCCAAATCCTGACGTGTATGACATTTCGACAAGATCTGGACAAGGTGCCAACCAAACCAGACCATTGGGAAGGCTTGCATTTTTTCAAAACGAACATCTCATACGAGAAACTTTGGTAAAAGAAAGAGATCGTTTAGCAAGTCTTTCTACGAATCCAAAGTATTTTCAGTTATTGGATGTGAAGGAGGAGGATCGAAAAGAAGAGGTGATTCGATTTTCCATAATAAAAGGAACGAGTCGATACTATTTTAAAGACAAAATTTCCTCCGACAGACAATTCATAAGCCTTGACCCCGATCCAAAAGCAAGAGCCATCCTTGCTCCTCAATCTGATAAACCTTTGGCCTTGGACTCATTTCCTTTGGATGAGAAAGGTTATTATTTTGAAGTCAATCCTAGCCATTTTGCTGGCCAAGAATTTCAGTTTAAGACAAGCCATATGCGGAGCTCTGCTCAAATTTCCATCTTCATCACTTGTTCCATAGTAGGTGGAACAGGGAATGGAATGATACTTGACTTGGCAGCAATGGTCAAAGATATCTTCAAAGACTTTTGGCCATCTCCTAGAATCTATGGCATTCTCGTTTTACCAGCAGCTTTTCAGAAAGTAGTCTACAATCGAAATGCGAGAGCAAATGCGTATGCCGCTCTAAAAGAAATAGATTATTTTATGAGTGGGAACGCATTCCGTGCAACCTATCCAGGTGGCCGAGAGGTTGTTGTGAATGACCAACTCTTTGACAATGGTATGCTATATTTGTTGGATATTGAAAACATGGCCTCCAATTCTCTCCAAGGTCGTGACCAAGTCCAAGAGTTGACGGGTCAATTTATTTCGACATTTGTAGCCTCTACAGTAGGTGGTGCCATAGAGGAACGGATGGTGAATGATTCAACACGTGTTAGCATTTATCTCCCCAAAGACCAGACTTCCAAAAGGAAAGCCTGTTACAATTCGTTCGGTATTTCGCGTGTTGTATATCCTGTTGATAAAATGGCGGAATTAGGATATAAAATAACAGCTGTAAAGGTGATTGAAAATTTTCTAAAAGAAGTGAGCTCAAAACTCTTACTAGAAACTTTAGGTGATCTCAATCGAGGTTTGGTGCGTGCACTAAGGCTGAACTGTTTGTCATTCTTTGAGAGACTCTATCCAGACTATGAATTGGATTTGGATGTTGAATTTAAATCTTATGGAACACGGATGAAAGGTCTCCTTGAAAAGAAAGACTTCCGTGGTGCAGTGAGCCTTATGGAGATACTTGTTAAGGATTATGGTCCTGAAGAGCAAGAAAAAATTAAGAACAATTTTCTTTCTAGAATAAGCAAACGAGCACAACTTGAGACCGATAAACTTAAGAGCATTCTGATTTCAGAAATTCACAAGTACCTTGCTGACCCTATGAAGGGGTATCTCTTTGCTGAAACAGCTATAAATCTAATATTAGAAAGACTAGAGATCTACCAAAACAAATACTACAAAGAGAAAGTGGCGCTTTCCCGTTACTCCACCGAGGATTTTGCAAAATGCATTGAAGCTGCTGAGAAAAATGGTCCTGAAAAACCTGAGCTCTTCCAGCAATTTTTAAATATGCAATCATTTAACTACCGTCAGTTGGTATTTGAGTCCATGCTCACAGCCTCGGAGAATTTTATCCGTGACTTAAAGGCAAATCTTTTTGAAATCAAAAACAAGGAAATAGTTCTCTTAAAAGAGAAACTTTTAGAATTGAAAAAGGATCTCGAAAATGAAATCAAAGAAGGAAAATTTGAACTGCTAGAAAAGAAAAATCCACTTTTCTTCTATTTGATCAATCCAGATGAGATAGACCAGTTTTTAAAGAAATACTTTTATTCCAGACTTTCCATTGAAGACCTTTCCTCGGAAGTAAATTTTTTACAGATGGACCGCGAAGATAATGCGATGCAATTATTAACTACCCATTTGATTGCCATCAAAGGTTTAAAAATTCTGGAAAAAAAACCAGATGAAATCAAATCCATGATTGAGCATGCTTATCCTCATTTACTCAAACTTTCGGGAGATGAGGTAAAAGCGGCACTTGCCAAAGAAATGGAGAGTGCGGAGGACAAGTTAGAGGTTTCTGAATCCACTCAGCTAAAAATCGAAATTGAGAGTATACGTTCCAAATTATTTCAAATTATCTATACAAAGTTAGCTGGTATAAGTTTTGAAACTATATCGATCAAACAAGTTCTCGAAGAGAAAAAAATACCACTTAAAAAATTATTGGAAAAATTGGATTCTTATTCTAGGCCCTATATCAAAGTAAATGCTTCTGGTACGGAAGCCATGGAATACTATCGAACAGTTACAAACTTTCCTTTGAATGCCTATGAAGAGGGAGAGGACTTGGAACAAAAAAATGACCTTCCTTCACGAATGGACCATTATTCCAAACGAGCAAATACAAGCCCAGATATCAGTGTAGAAACATTTGAAGCAAGTACAGTTTGTAAACCATATGAGATGATTTCGATTGGTATTTTACTTGGTTTCCCCATTTATAAAATTTCCAGTCTGACTGCTTCTGTAAGAGATTATCATGAATTAATGGCGGAGAAATCGCACCCACTCCATTGTTTTAACCATCCTTCAGAAGACGCGAAGTACTTCCCAGACCCCATGAGAGCATTGAACTATATAAATCCTGCTAGGTTGTGGAATGGTCTTGTAAACTATGGCCTCTTAGTGCAAACTGAGGCGGGTTTTGCCTACGACAAAGGTCTCGAAGTGCGTATGAAAGAAATACATGCCAAAGAAGCTTACAAGGGAAATATCTTAGCGATCGAGACATTGATTACGAATGATGGTGGCATAGCCAAGATGAGTCCAAAGACTTTGCTTCAGGCAATCCATACTTTTGCTTTTTTATCCAAGACAAAATCGGGCAAAATTGGTTTTAGAAAAGAAATCGCAAACTTGATTGCTGACATCTTAGACGGTGATGAAACAGACCAACGCGCTAAAGAAAAACAAGTCAGTAAAGAAGAGTATATCAATACTTTCTTGAAAAAGCCTGAATTTTCAAATATGGAAGAGCTTCGAGATTTCATCTTCAAAGGTGACGAAAGAGTAAGGCAATTCCTTATCCAAGAGATTGAATCCGTAATCCAACGAACAAAAGGTAACGAAGAGGCCGGTGCCTCGGTGTCTTTGCCAAAATCTAAGATAGATGCGGCCAAACTCCCCACTTTCAAAGACCAATATCAATTTTACGAATACTTTGAAAAATTTGGTTCCTTGGAATGGCAAAATCTTTTGAAGAATGAAATCGTTACGAAACTGGCGGCCAAACTAGCTTCGTATGAGTTCCGAATGGATTATGACCCAACCTTACTTGATCGAAAGAAAGTACAAGACTTTCTCGAATCACAGAAACAGATTTTACCAGATGTTGTGATATGGGAAACAGCCGTTGAAAATAAGATCATTAAATAG
- a CDS encoding outer membrane protein assembly factor BamB family protein, translating to MSFVYKELKAFSPKDNLKVNETFSLAGVGNSSEDPIGDLLTETHDPNHAPGTAFLNFRTKAPITAGIITFPSDDSGLLLLVNHKGEVILLQSNEDKVNVLWNITIPGAFYRTPVLVGDNVFLVTKQGLMAAISLKKEGQEKSDQANIIWKRDLGLTVFSRLITTGRILIVATINGIHAYDCYVSGEGETGTFGKRLWDHRLEGIVSSPSIDGSTLFIGSEDRHFYALRYGGEGANSLWSYKTEGAIRSKACVSQKGNFVLIGSLDGFVYCFDRVNGNLIWSFPARSAVHSDIVSYVLGNDEFFLFGSDDGTFFCVNVYGKQQWSFKTNGRIRSEALVHQDTVFFGSEDNHLYGLKVHTGQLSLKYNTDGNINGRPAVIGNRLYVGSTDSFLHGIYI from the coding sequence ATGTCATTTGTATATAAAGAACTCAAAGCGTTTTCCCCTAAAGACAACTTAAAAGTAAACGAAACATTTTCACTAGCTGGTGTGGGAAACTCGAGCGAAGACCCGATAGGTGATCTTTTAACTGAAACCCATGACCCAAACCATGCACCTGGTACTGCCTTCCTAAACTTTCGGACGAAGGCACCGATTACAGCAGGGATCATTACCTTCCCTTCCGATGATTCTGGATTGTTGTTACTCGTGAACCATAAAGGTGAAGTCATCTTACTCCAATCAAATGAAGATAAGGTAAACGTTCTCTGGAATATTACCATCCCTGGTGCTTTTTATCGCACGCCGGTGCTTGTGGGAGACAATGTATTTTTGGTCACCAAACAGGGCTTAATGGCGGCAATCAGTTTGAAGAAAGAAGGACAAGAAAAGTCCGATCAGGCAAACATTATCTGGAAAAGAGATCTGGGTCTAACCGTGTTTTCCAGGCTGATCACTACAGGTAGGATTTTGATTGTTGCTACGATCAATGGGATTCATGCCTATGATTGTTATGTTTCTGGTGAAGGAGAAACAGGCACATTTGGAAAACGTTTATGGGACCATCGCTTAGAGGGTATTGTCTCCTCACCATCGATTGATGGAAGCACACTTTTTATAGGTTCGGAAGATAGGCATTTTTATGCACTTCGGTATGGTGGAGAAGGTGCCAATTCACTTTGGTCATACAAGACAGAAGGTGCAATCCGTTCGAAGGCATGTGTCTCTCAGAAGGGAAATTTCGTACTCATAGGATCTTTGGATGGATTTGTATACTGTTTTGATCGAGTCAATGGAAATTTGATCTGGTCTTTTCCCGCAAGAAGTGCAGTACATTCGGATATCGTCTCCTATGTATTGGGCAATGATGAGTTCTTTTTGTTTGGCTCGGATGACGGTACATTTTTCTGTGTCAATGTGTACGGCAAGCAGCAATGGTCATTCAAAACAAACGGCAGAATCAGAAGTGAAGCTCTCGTTCACCAAGATACTGTATTTTTTGGTTCAGAAGACAATCATCTATATGGATTAAAAGTTCATACGGGTCAGTTGAGTTTAAAATACAATACTGATGGCAATATCAATGGTAGACCGGCTGTCATCGGCAATCGATTGTATGTAGGTTCTACGGATTCATTTTTACATGGGATATATATTTAA
- a CDS encoding SH3 domain-containing protein yields MATQIKCLFLLLCFPLFVHGQNHWDQVMPEKVAEKKYFVFGENVNLRKSASVSSASLLKLQVGEPVSILKKTNELFSSQNTKEYWYEVEAKGKKGFVWGGLLSDYDVSLGSQQVLIRNLGVAEGKIQIKLVENQKILSQFELKVGPVSNENWSHQLYSGDFFSPNPGKLIGIRYLIFSEIEYAYSEETIFSIDSKQKINKFFTWTQGGCDPPSCADTWLVFPGETLKEDKSIKRKKYQGEKNTILEVTRSYNIDDETENSFNTVRYLWNGKHMEEKK; encoded by the coding sequence ATGGCCACCCAAATCAAATGCCTCTTCCTTCTACTCTGTTTTCCATTGTTTGTCCACGGACAAAACCATTGGGACCAAGTCATGCCAGAGAAAGTTGCAGAAAAAAAATACTTTGTGTTTGGTGAAAATGTAAACCTAAGGAAGTCTGCTTCCGTAAGTTCAGCCTCGCTCCTAAAATTACAGGTTGGTGAGCCAGTCTCAATCCTAAAAAAGACAAATGAACTCTTTAGCTCCCAGAACACAAAGGAGTATTGGTATGAGGTTGAGGCAAAAGGCAAAAAAGGCTTCGTATGGGGTGGATTGTTATCGGACTACGATGTAAGCTTGGGATCACAACAAGTATTGATCCGAAACTTGGGAGTGGCGGAAGGAAAGATCCAAATCAAACTTGTAGAAAACCAAAAAATCCTCTCTCAATTTGAGTTGAAAGTAGGTCCTGTTTCGAATGAAAATTGGTCTCACCAGCTTTATTCTGGAGATTTTTTTTCACCTAACCCTGGTAAGCTCATCGGAATACGGTATTTGATTTTTTCGGAGATCGAATATGCTTACTCGGAAGAAACCATTTTCAGTATTGATTCTAAACAAAAAATAAACAAATTTTTTACTTGGACCCAGGGTGGTTGTGATCCACCTTCTTGCGCCGACACCTGGCTAGTCTTTCCTGGCGAGACCCTTAAAGAAGATAAAAGCATCAAAAGAAAGAAGTACCAAGGAGAAAAGAATACGATCCTTGAAGTCACACGTAGCTACAATATAGATGATGAAACCGAAAACTCATTTAATACGGTCCGCTACCTTTGGAACGGCAAACATATGGAGGAAAAAAAATGA
- a CDS encoding DUF2237 family protein, with translation MSMYKSENVFGEELLPCSANPLTGFFRDSCCNTSAEDLGSHTVCVEATDEFLLSQRESGNDLMTPRPEYHFPGVRAGERWCLCASRWLEAYRNGVAPRVFLRSTHKRALEIIPLETLERFSAD, from the coding sequence ATGTCCATGTACAAATCTGAAAACGTTTTTGGGGAAGAACTCCTCCCTTGTTCGGCAAATCCTCTGACTGGTTTTTTCCGGGACTCTTGCTGCAATACTTCTGCGGAGGATTTGGGTTCGCATACCGTCTGTGTGGAAGCAACAGACGAGTTTTTATTGTCCCAGAGAGAGTCTGGCAATGACCTCATGACACCGAGGCCAGAATACCACTTCCCAGGGGTGCGCGCTGGCGAGCGTTGGTGCCTTTGTGCGAGTCGCTGGCTAGAAGCATACCGAAATGGTGTGGCTCCTCGTGTTTTTTTACGTTCTACTCACAAAAGAGCCTTGGAGATCATTCCACTCGAAACTCTAGAAAGATTTTCTGCAGACTAG
- the msrA gene encoding peptide-methionine (S)-S-oxide reductase MsrA, whose product MVHKKRLRLPLLLVFLVLISCLSVCKQTLRPNGSDTKLSPTPPTSKAYAYFAEGCFWCSEHIFESIEGVEEVISGYAGGHTVNPSYEDVNTETTGHAETVRVLYDPKKVSFEELCYIFFLSHDPTTPDRQGPDIGNSYRSILFFSTENEKKTAESVKQKFAKEFPLPSPIVSEIKKIDAFYIAEEYHQDFIEKNPNQSYVRAVSMPRYERFKKDYSAWKEKRK is encoded by the coding sequence ATGGTCCACAAAAAACGGCTTCGGCTCCCCCTCCTTTTGGTCTTCCTAGTTCTAATCTCTTGCCTAAGTGTTTGCAAACAAACTCTCAGACCCAATGGTTCGGATACCAAACTATCTCCCACTCCACCAACCTCAAAAGCCTATGCCTACTTTGCGGAAGGATGTTTTTGGTGCTCTGAGCATATCTTCGAATCCATTGAAGGTGTCGAAGAAGTGATCTCTGGTTATGCGGGAGGACATACAGTCAATCCTTCCTATGAAGATGTGAATACGGAAACGACAGGGCATGCGGAAACCGTTCGCGTTCTATATGATCCTAAAAAAGTTAGTTTTGAAGAACTTTGTTATATTTTCTTTTTATCTCATGACCCCACAACACCTGATAGACAAGGGCCGGACATAGGCAATTCGTATCGATCGATCCTATTTTTCAGTACAGAAAACGAAAAGAAGACCGCAGAATCCGTAAAACAAAAATTTGCAAAAGAATTCCCACTTCCTTCTCCGATTGTTTCGGAAATAAAAAAAATCGATGCCTTCTACATTGCAGAGGAGTACCACCAAGATTTCATAGAAAAAAATCCGAACCAATCTTATGTGCGGGCAGTGTCCATGCCTCGATACGAACGATTCAAAAAAGATTATTCCGCTTGGAAAGAAAAGCGAAAGTAA
- a CDS encoding HDOD domain-containing protein: MSQAKPVQLEYRENLGLHSNISDINDPIQENHPFHFKFFNMNESVENTLYQTLDRFLLQLDVISVRESIVAAVKEMVTNAIKANAKRVYFHTQSANIQNEQEYQSKMTDFKKEYLEKRDEFEEGLLKHNYGVYVSFIHNKNLMRIRIMNNVELTADEVDRIKYRIERAKSYNDLAEAFMDASNEQEGAGLGLIMTLMMLKNDGLSDSAFKFESSGNKTIFTIDIPAQLTKEVSQSSKLDRLIDELDQLPTFPKTIQDIQAAIDKPNSSIGQIAEMIKRDIALSANILKLSNSAAFRRGAKVESLDRAIQLIGLKELQSLLYSLGTKQILEDKFPVFNEIWEKSNEAAFYAKMISQKMGMNKNSQSNLIASTLLHDIGEIVLLSLEPNHMGKIKSYSSSKEIATAISLEESAFGITHSKLGALVGSKWSFPDVYIRAMEYHHRPLLAEDFYQEVVFPIYLADMMILINHKEAKSSEIPHEILQYCKFASKGEFDSFRTKIREQYQAV; encoded by the coding sequence ATGTCGCAAGCGAAACCAGTTCAATTAGAATATAGAGAAAATCTTGGGCTTCATTCTAATATTTCAGATATTAATGACCCTATTCAGGAAAATCATCCATTCCACTTTAAGTTTTTTAACATGAATGAAAGTGTTGAGAACACTTTGTACCAAACTCTGGATCGATTTTTATTGCAGTTAGATGTGATATCTGTTCGTGAATCCATCGTTGCCGCCGTAAAAGAGATGGTTACCAATGCCATCAAGGCAAATGCTAAACGAGTCTACTTCCACACACAATCTGCCAACATTCAAAATGAGCAGGAATACCAGTCCAAGATGACTGACTTCAAAAAAGAATATCTTGAGAAGAGAGATGAATTTGAAGAAGGCCTTCTCAAACACAATTATGGCGTGTATGTTTCCTTTATCCACAATAAGAATCTCATGCGCATACGCATCATGAATAACGTTGAGTTGACTGCCGATGAAGTGGATAGAATTAAATACCGAATCGAAAGGGCAAAATCTTATAATGATTTGGCGGAAGCCTTCATGGACGCGAGCAACGAACAGGAAGGTGCGGGACTAGGTCTCATCATGACACTCATGATGCTAAAAAATGATGGTTTAAGTGATTCAGCTTTTAAATTTGAAAGTTCTGGAAACAAGACAATCTTTACGATTGATATACCCGCTCAGTTGACTAAAGAGGTGAGTCAATCTTCCAAATTGGACCGTTTGATTGATGAGTTGGACCAGTTGCCAACATTCCCAAAAACCATCCAAGATATCCAAGCTGCCATTGACAAACCAAACTCAAGTATTGGCCAAATTGCAGAGATGATCAAACGAGACATTGCACTATCTGCTAACATTTTGAAACTTTCCAACTCTGCTGCCTTTAGAAGAGGTGCAAAGGTTGAATCTTTAGATAGAGCGATACAGCTGATTGGCCTAAAAGAGTTACAATCATTATTGTATTCTTTGGGAACCAAACAGATATTAGAAGATAAATTCCCTGTATTCAATGAGATTTGGGAAAAGTCAAATGAGGCTGCCTTCTATGCAAAAATGATCTCACAAAAAATGGGGATGAACAAAAACTCTCAGAGTAACCTCATCGCATCTACATTGTTGCATGACATAGGAGAGATCGTACTTCTTTCTCTCGAACCAAACCATATGGGAAAGATTAAGAGTTATTCATCCTCAAAGGAGATTGCGACTGCGATTTCTTTAGAAGAATCTGCTTTTGGCATCACACATTCTAAACTTGGTGCGCTAGTGGGTAGCAAGTGGAGTTTTCCAGATGTTTATATCAGAGCTATGGAATACCACCACAGACCACTTCTCGCGGAAGATTTTTACCAAGAAGTGGTGTTCCCCATTTACCTTGCGGATATGATGATATTGATAAACCACAAAGAAGCAAAGTCATCTGAAATCCCACATGAGATTTTACAATATTGTAAATTCGCTTCAAAAGGTGAATTTGATTCCTTCCGCACGAAAATCAGAGAGCAGTACCAAGCAGTTTAA
- a CDS encoding trimeric intracellular cation channel family protein: MNPFYLLELAGITVFAISGALAALERREHHHDFFSVFFTGFITAIGGGTLRDITLGNYPVSWVRDQNVLWAIFVGFMLTIGIPRLLLKLRKEVFLFDTVGIGIYTILGTKISLAQNVNPFAAIILGMVSAIFGGVIRDTLMNQVPFIFRKEIYATACLLGAFVYISLRAWGISEGMNAFVSVSLVVLVRIAAVKFKLSLPKIYLPKV; the protein is encoded by the coding sequence ATGAACCCTTTCTACCTCCTGGAACTTGCGGGGATCACTGTCTTTGCCATCTCGGGAGCTTTAGCTGCTTTGGAGAGGAGAGAGCACCACCATGATTTTTTTTCTGTGTTTTTCACAGGATTCATCACAGCCATAGGTGGCGGGACCTTGCGAGACATCACTCTAGGGAACTATCCTGTTTCTTGGGTGCGAGACCAGAATGTACTCTGGGCAATTTTTGTCGGATTTATGCTCACAATTGGAATCCCTCGTTTGCTTCTCAAACTTCGCAAGGAAGTCTTTCTCTTCGACACCGTAGGCATTGGAATCTACACCATACTCGGAACAAAGATATCTCTGGCCCAGAATGTAAATCCGTTTGCAGCCATTATCTTAGGAATGGTCTCCGCAATCTTTGGTGGAGTGATCCGTGATACCTTGATGAACCAGGTGCCCTTTATCTTCCGGAAAGAAATTTACGCGACGGCCTGCCTATTGGGAGCCTTTGTTTACATTAGTTTGCGCGCCTGGGGAATCTCCGAGGGCATGAATGCATTTGTGTCTGTTTCCTTGGTCGTATTGGTCCGTATAGCTGCTGTTAAGTTTAAATTGAGCTTACCAAAAATCTATCTACCCAAAGTATAA